In Apodemus sylvaticus chromosome 8, mApoSyl1.1, whole genome shotgun sequence, one genomic interval encodes:
- the Ltb4r2 gene encoding leukotriene B4 receptor 2 isoform X2 — protein sequence MSVCYRPPGNETLLSWKGSRATGTAFLLLAALLGLPGNGFVVWSLAGWRPTAGRPLAATLVLHLALADGAVLLLTPLFVAFLSRQSWPLGQVGCKVVYYVCALSMYASVLLTGLLSLQRCLAVTRPFLAPRLRSPVLARRLLLGVWLAALVLAVPAAVYRHLWGDRVCQLCHPSAVHAAAHLSLETLTAFVLPFGTVLICYGVTLARLRGARWGSGRQGTRVGRLVSAIVLAFGLLWAPYHVVNLLQAVAALAPPEGTLARLGGAGQAARAGTTALAFFSSSVNPVLYVFTAGDLLPRAGPRFLTRLFDGSGEARGGSRSREGTMELQTTPRLKVVGLGRSNGDPGGGSRMEKDSQEW from the coding sequence ATGTCTGTCTGCTACCGTCCGCCTGGGAATGAGACGCTGCTGAGCTGGAAGGGCTCGCGGGCCACGGGCACTGCCTTTCTACTGCTGGCGGCGCTGCTGGGACTGCCAGGCAATGGCTTCGTAGTGTGGAGCTTGGCGGGCTGGCGGCCCACCGCCGGGCGGCCACTGGCGGCCACACTTGTGCTGCACCTGGCGCTGGCCGACGGCGCGGTGCTGCTGCTCACGCCACTCTTTGTGGCCTTCCTGAGCCGACAGTCATGGCCCCTGGGCCAGGTGGGCTGCAAGGTGGTGTACTACGTGTGCGCGCTCAGCATGTACGCCAGCGTGCTGCTcactggcctgctcagcctgcagCGCTGCCTGGCCGTCACTCGGCCCTTCCTGGCTCCTCGACTGCGCAGCCCGGTCCTGGCCCGTCGCTTGCTGCTGGGGGTCTGGCTGGCCGCCCTGGTGCTCGCCGTCCCGGCCGCGGTCTACCGCCACCTCTGGGGCGATCGCGTGTGTCAGCTGTGCCACCCATCGGCGGTGCACGCCGCTGCTCATCTGAGCCTGGAGACCTTGACTGCCTTCGTCCTGCCTTTTGGGACCGTGCTCATCTGCTACGGCGTGACGCTGGCGCGGTTGCGGGGAGCGCGCTGGGGCTCGGGGCGACAAGGCACGCGGGTGGGTCGTCTGGTGAGCGCCATCGTGCTGGCCTTTGGCCTGCTCTGGGCTCCCTACCACGTGGTCAATCTCCTACAGGCAGTGGCCGCGCTCGCTCCCCCCGAAGGAACCCTGGCCAGGCTCGGCGGGGCGGGGCAGGCGGCGCGCGCTGGAACTACAGCCTTGGCTTTCTTCAGTTCCAGCGTTAACCCGGTGCTCTACGTCTTCACTGCCGGGGATTTGCTGCCGCGGGCGGGGCCTCGGTTCCTTACTCGACTTTTCGATGGCTCTGGGGAGGCCCGAGGGGGCAGCCGCTCCAGAGAGGGTACCATGGAGCTCCAAACTACTCCTAGGCTGAAAGTAGTGGGGCTGGGTAGGAGCAATGGAGACCCCGGAGGTGGGAGCAGGATGGAGAAAGACAGTCAGGAATGGTAG
- the Cideb gene encoding cell death activator CIDE-B: protein MEYLSALNPNGLLRSVSTVSSELSRRVWTSAPPPQRPFRVCDHKRTVRKGLTAATRQELLDKALETLLLSGVLTLVLEEDGTDVDSEDFFQLLEDDTCLMVLEQGQSWSPKSGMLSYGLGREKPKHSKDIARITFDVYKQNPRDLFGSLNVKATFYGLYSMSCDFQGVGPKRVLRELLRWTSSLLQGLGHVLLGISSTLRHAVEGADRWQWHRQGHLHS from the exons ATGGAGTACCTTTCAGCCTTGAACCCCAATGGCCTGCTAAG GTCAGTATCCACTGTGAGCTCTGAGTTAAGCCGTAGGGTCTGGACCTCAGCTCCGCCCCCTCAGCGACCCTTCCGTGTCTGCGATCATAAAAGGACAGTCCGGAAGGGACTAACAGCTGCCACCCGCCAGGAACTGCTAGATAAG GCACTGGAGACCCTGCTGCTAAGTGGAGTGCTAACGCTGGTCCTGGAGGAGGACGGGACAGATGTGGACAGCGAGGACTTCTTCCAGCTGCTGGAGGATGACACGTGCTTGATGGTGCTGGAGCAGGGCCAGAGTTGGAGCCCCAAG AGTGGGATGTTGTCATACGGCCTAGGACGGGAGAAGCCAAAACACAGCAAGGACATCGCCCGCATCACCTTCGATGTGTACAAGCAGAATCCTCGAGACCTCTTTGGCAGCCTCAACGTGAAAGCTACATTCTATGGGCTCTACTccatgagctgtgattttcaAGGAGTTGGCCCTAAAAGAGTACTCAG GGAGCTCCTTCGTTGGACTTCCTCCCTGCTGCAAGGCCTGGGCCATGTGCTGCTGGGCATCTCATCCACCCTTCGCCACGCGGTGGAGGGGGCCGACCGATGGCAGTGGCACCGGCAGGGTCACCTCCACTCCTAA
- the Ltb4r2 gene encoding leukotriene B4 receptor 2 isoform X1 — MGTKHQKLPSRRMSVCYRPPGNETLLSWKGSRATGTAFLLLAALLGLPGNGFVVWSLAGWRPTAGRPLAATLVLHLALADGAVLLLTPLFVAFLSRQSWPLGQVGCKVVYYVCALSMYASVLLTGLLSLQRCLAVTRPFLAPRLRSPVLARRLLLGVWLAALVLAVPAAVYRHLWGDRVCQLCHPSAVHAAAHLSLETLTAFVLPFGTVLICYGVTLARLRGARWGSGRQGTRVGRLVSAIVLAFGLLWAPYHVVNLLQAVAALAPPEGTLARLGGAGQAARAGTTALAFFSSSVNPVLYVFTAGDLLPRAGPRFLTRLFDGSGEARGGSRSREGTMELQTTPRLKVVGLGRSNGDPGGGSRMEKDSQEW; from the exons ATGGGAACAAAACACCAGAAG CTCCCCTCTAGAAGGATGTCTGTCTGCTACCGTCCGCCTGGGAATGAGACGCTGCTGAGCTGGAAGGGCTCGCGGGCCACGGGCACTGCCTTTCTACTGCTGGCGGCGCTGCTGGGACTGCCAGGCAATGGCTTCGTAGTGTGGAGCTTGGCGGGCTGGCGGCCCACCGCCGGGCGGCCACTGGCGGCCACACTTGTGCTGCACCTGGCGCTGGCCGACGGCGCGGTGCTGCTGCTCACGCCACTCTTTGTGGCCTTCCTGAGCCGACAGTCATGGCCCCTGGGCCAGGTGGGCTGCAAGGTGGTGTACTACGTGTGCGCGCTCAGCATGTACGCCAGCGTGCTGCTcactggcctgctcagcctgcagCGCTGCCTGGCCGTCACTCGGCCCTTCCTGGCTCCTCGACTGCGCAGCCCGGTCCTGGCCCGTCGCTTGCTGCTGGGGGTCTGGCTGGCCGCCCTGGTGCTCGCCGTCCCGGCCGCGGTCTACCGCCACCTCTGGGGCGATCGCGTGTGTCAGCTGTGCCACCCATCGGCGGTGCACGCCGCTGCTCATCTGAGCCTGGAGACCTTGACTGCCTTCGTCCTGCCTTTTGGGACCGTGCTCATCTGCTACGGCGTGACGCTGGCGCGGTTGCGGGGAGCGCGCTGGGGCTCGGGGCGACAAGGCACGCGGGTGGGTCGTCTGGTGAGCGCCATCGTGCTGGCCTTTGGCCTGCTCTGGGCTCCCTACCACGTGGTCAATCTCCTACAGGCAGTGGCCGCGCTCGCTCCCCCCGAAGGAACCCTGGCCAGGCTCGGCGGGGCGGGGCAGGCGGCGCGCGCTGGAACTACAGCCTTGGCTTTCTTCAGTTCCAGCGTTAACCCGGTGCTCTACGTCTTCACTGCCGGGGATTTGCTGCCGCGGGCGGGGCCTCGGTTCCTTACTCGACTTTTCGATGGCTCTGGGGAGGCCCGAGGGGGCAGCCGCTCCAGAGAGGGTACCATGGAGCTCCAAACTACTCCTAGGCTGAAAGTAGTGGGGCTGGGTAGGAGCAATGGAGACCCCGGAGGTGGGAGCAGGATGGAGAAAGACAGTCAGGAATGGTAG
- the Ltb4r gene encoding leukotriene B4 receptor 1 isoform X1 — protein sequence MALPSDQHLENPAMAANTTSPAAPSSPGGMSPPPLPIVLLSVALAVGLPGNSFVVWSILKRMQKRSVTALLVLNLALADLAVLLTAPFFLHFLARGTWSFKVTGCRLCHYVCGVSMYASVLLITIMSLDRSLAVARPFVSQKVRTKAFARWVLAGIWVASFLLAIPVLVYRTVIWNNRTLICDSSYSSDGHKAFHLLFEAITGFLLPFLAVVASYSDIGRRLQARRFRRSRRTGRLVVLIILAFAAFWLPYHLVNLVEAGRTLAGGGKDNAAGRRLKQARHVLIALAFLSSSVNPVLYACAGGGLLRSAGVGFVVKLLEGTGSEMSSTRRGGTLVQAPKDTPACPEPGPGPTDSFMTSSTLPESSK from the exons ATGGCATTACCTTCTGATCAGCATCTGGAAAACCCT GCAATGGCTGCAAACACTACATCTCCTGCAGCACCTTCTTCCCCTGGTGGCATGTCCCCGCCTCCCTTGCCCATTGTCCTGCtgtctgtggccctggctgtgggCCTTCCTGGCAATAGCTTCGTGGTGTGGAGCATCCTGAAAAGGATGCAGAAACGTTCTGTCACCGCCCTGCTGGTGCTGAACTTGGCCCTGGCCGACCTGGCCGTGCTGCTCACCGCTCCCTTTTTCCTACACTTCCTGGCTCGAGGCACCTGGAGTTTTAAAGTGACCGGTTGTCGCCTGTGCCACTATGTCTGTGGTGTAAGCATGTACGCCAGCGTCCTGCTTATCACCATCATGAGTCTGGACCGCTCACTGGCAGTGGCCCGCCCCTTTGTGTCCCAGAAGGTTCGTACTAAGGCCTTTGCCCGATGGGTGTTGGCAGGCATCTGGGTGGCGTCTTTCCTGCTGGCCATACCGGTCCTTGTGTACCGTACAGTAATATGGAACAACAGGACTCTGATCTGCGACTCGAGTTATTCCAGCGATGGGCATAAGGCCTTCCATCTGCTCTTCGAAGCCATCACGGGCTTCCTGCTGCCCTTCCTGGCGGTGGTGGCCAGCTACTCTGACATCGGGCGCAGGCTGCAGGCTCGGCGCTTCCGCCGCAGTCGCCGCACCGGTCGCCTGGTGGTGCTCATCATCCTGGCCTTCGCCGCCTTCTGGCTGCCTTACCACCTGGTGAACCTGGTGGAGGCCGGCCGCACGCTGGCCGGCGGGGGCAAGGACAACGCTGCCGGGAGGCGTCTGAAACAGGCCCGCCACGTGCTCATCGCGCTGGCTTTCCTGAGCAGCAGCGTGAACCCGGTGCTGTACGCGTGCGCGGGCGGCGGCCTGCTGCGGTCGGCGGGCGTGGGCTTCGTCGTCAAGCTGTTGGAGGGCACTGGCTCCGAGATGTCCAGCACCCGCCGCGGGGGCACTCTGGTCCAGGCCCCGAAGGACACACCTGCCTGTCCTGAGCCCGGCCCCGGCCCCACCGACAGCTTCATGACTTCCTCCACCCTTCCTGAGTCTTCGAAGTGA
- the Ltb4r gene encoding leukotriene B4 receptor 1 isoform X2 gives MGTKHQKAMAANTTSPAAPSSPGGMSPPPLPIVLLSVALAVGLPGNSFVVWSILKRMQKRSVTALLVLNLALADLAVLLTAPFFLHFLARGTWSFKVTGCRLCHYVCGVSMYASVLLITIMSLDRSLAVARPFVSQKVRTKAFARWVLAGIWVASFLLAIPVLVYRTVIWNNRTLICDSSYSSDGHKAFHLLFEAITGFLLPFLAVVASYSDIGRRLQARRFRRSRRTGRLVVLIILAFAAFWLPYHLVNLVEAGRTLAGGGKDNAAGRRLKQARHVLIALAFLSSSVNPVLYACAGGGLLRSAGVGFVVKLLEGTGSEMSSTRRGGTLVQAPKDTPACPEPGPGPTDSFMTSSTLPESSK, from the exons ATGGGAACAAAACACCAGAAG GCAATGGCTGCAAACACTACATCTCCTGCAGCACCTTCTTCCCCTGGTGGCATGTCCCCGCCTCCCTTGCCCATTGTCCTGCtgtctgtggccctggctgtgggCCTTCCTGGCAATAGCTTCGTGGTGTGGAGCATCCTGAAAAGGATGCAGAAACGTTCTGTCACCGCCCTGCTGGTGCTGAACTTGGCCCTGGCCGACCTGGCCGTGCTGCTCACCGCTCCCTTTTTCCTACACTTCCTGGCTCGAGGCACCTGGAGTTTTAAAGTGACCGGTTGTCGCCTGTGCCACTATGTCTGTGGTGTAAGCATGTACGCCAGCGTCCTGCTTATCACCATCATGAGTCTGGACCGCTCACTGGCAGTGGCCCGCCCCTTTGTGTCCCAGAAGGTTCGTACTAAGGCCTTTGCCCGATGGGTGTTGGCAGGCATCTGGGTGGCGTCTTTCCTGCTGGCCATACCGGTCCTTGTGTACCGTACAGTAATATGGAACAACAGGACTCTGATCTGCGACTCGAGTTATTCCAGCGATGGGCATAAGGCCTTCCATCTGCTCTTCGAAGCCATCACGGGCTTCCTGCTGCCCTTCCTGGCGGTGGTGGCCAGCTACTCTGACATCGGGCGCAGGCTGCAGGCTCGGCGCTTCCGCCGCAGTCGCCGCACCGGTCGCCTGGTGGTGCTCATCATCCTGGCCTTCGCCGCCTTCTGGCTGCCTTACCACCTGGTGAACCTGGTGGAGGCCGGCCGCACGCTGGCCGGCGGGGGCAAGGACAACGCTGCCGGGAGGCGTCTGAAACAGGCCCGCCACGTGCTCATCGCGCTGGCTTTCCTGAGCAGCAGCGTGAACCCGGTGCTGTACGCGTGCGCGGGCGGCGGCCTGCTGCGGTCGGCGGGCGTGGGCTTCGTCGTCAAGCTGTTGGAGGGCACTGGCTCCGAGATGTCCAGCACCCGCCGCGGGGGCACTCTGGTCCAGGCCCCGAAGGACACACCTGCCTGTCCTGAGCCCGGCCCCGGCCCCACCGACAGCTTCATGACTTCCTCCACCCTTCCTGAGTCTTCGAAGTGA